The Nomia melanderi isolate GNS246 chromosome 4, iyNomMela1, whole genome shotgun sequence genome segment CAGGTATATATTCTGAAATCAGGTTACGAAGAGAAGTGTAAGGGTAGTAGCGGTAGTAGCGGTAGTAGCGGTAGTAGCGGTAGTAGCGGTAGTAGCGGTAGAGCTGGGGGAAGCGAAAGTTCCTGTAACGAGAGTTCTCTCTAACCGAAACATTGGACATTTCAGATCCGTCGGACGAACAGGGTCTCGATGTTCCCCGTAGGTCTGTGCACGAAATTCGGCTTGAGCTCGCCGGTGATCAAGAACGGAAAGTTCGTTGGGTTTTACGACGGTTGGATAGCCGGCAGAAAGTTCCCCGTCGATATGGCAGGGTTCGCGGTGAACGTGAAATTCCTCCTTCAGAGGCCGAACGCCACCATGCCGTTCAAGGCTGGCTACGAGGAGGACGGATTTCTGAAAAGCCTCGCGCCGTTCGAGCCCAAGGACATCGAGTTCCTGGCCGACAACTGCACCAAGATCCTCGCGTGGCACACGCAAACCAAAAAGAACGAGGCCAGCGCGCCTCTCGACATGAAGCTTTACAGCGAAACCAACCTCGTCAGATTAAAGGAACAGATTGTGTGATATGCGCGAGAAACAAACTGATTCAGTGCCTGAAGTAGCGTAATTCTATGGTATCGGTGTACCGATTATTTCTCTCGAACGGTTATTTTCGAcgattcgtttctttctcttgtTTCGCTCGCGATCTACGTCTCCCTCCGTACTATTTACATCGGTATTCGATGAATAGTTGCGCGACGATTGGCTCGAACCAAAGAAACGCTCGTTGAAACGCTCGTTGAAACGCTCGTTGAAACGCTCGTTGAAACGGAGATCGAAAGCGGCGAAGAAACCAGAGATGGAAAGAGTTTTTACCGACCAGTACAATTATTCCGTTGCTTTGCGTTCATCGGTTTTCACGTATGCCTAAGAATCGAACCGACGAGCGAGATCGAGGTGTGCGCGAGTAGGAGAACCGCGACTATTCTTTTGTACTTACACTGTCCTACACGCGAGTATTAGCCTATTACTTTCTaatctataaaacgatatatcgAACGCTCGAAAATTAAACGACCGACCTACGATACGATAGCCGATTCTGTTCTCGAGTGTACGCGGCACGGATAAAGACACTTTCTTTCGCGGTGTCCGATGCTTCCATGTTTTATAGAGTAccgtatttatttcaatatcgaGTAGCTTTAAACTGAAAGTCGAGAGTAGCTAACGAAAACTCTCCGGCACTCGGAATTCccaaattttcatttcgtatttcgtacagctttctccttttccttgtttcgcaCGCGGGAAACGGTCGAAACGGTCGAAACGTCGCGCAACAACGACCATTGTATCGTTCGCGACAGCGGAGCACGAATGTTCATATCGAATGTATCCGTAGTTAGGTAAAAAGTCGAGAAACGCGACAACGCTCGAGTGATACTTTGAACGATTTACACGACTAAGCCCCGAGTTGTCGAGAATCGGACATCttggatatttttcaaatgtcgCACTTTAGGTTAGTCTTAGGAACGTATTAAGCGAGAACGAAAAGCCAAAGTAGCTGTTGACACGCAGTATTGCAACAGTCTTTTCAAATctacacaaacacacacacacacacacacacacacacacatcgtGTAATAAGTAACAATAATTACCAAAGTGAGAAAatgatatatgtatacataatatacatgtatagaAGATTCTCTAGATTCTGTAGATTTCTAgggaatttttcattattcgtaACGATCAATCAAAGATCGAATCTTTACGCTCCTACCGCTTGATGCTAAACGCATCGTTACACGCTACACGTTCGAACAACTAGGTACAATAATCGCGAGTAGCTGAACGTGTTTAACTTCGCCCCGATTCGACGTTGCGCGGAATTTCGTTGAAAGCGAATAATCCGGGGCGCAAAGTTCGACGGGAAtcgttaaccggttaaccgcGCGAGTCTCTCGGTTTCGAACATCTGTCCGCGTTTCGAAGAATCTCTTCGATTCGATGTATTTCGTAGAAATCCAAGAGAGATTTATTTTCGGCTCGAAGAAGACGCGGTTCACCGGTTAAACCGATTCGCGTCTGTCACGGTAGTTTGCTCGGAATCGAATTAAACGGATATATCGCGTATCCGTAGGTGAAAGCAATAACTCGTCGAATAAGGAGGATTTTAGCGTCGTTAAGATGTGCGCGAGGGCAAACgatatcttcttcttcttcttcttcttcttcttcttcttcttctgtatcGTGCGCGTACAGGGTGCACGAGCGGCGTATCCGAACGCGCGATTTACTTGCAGGTTCAAGGGAGGACAGAACTGAAAGGCACTAAATAGCTAACCTCGACAATAAGGCGTGACTCCGTTGCTTTGCCACCATTTATTTCCAACTTTCCTGTAATTATCCGCACGCGTGGGCTAGAAGCGAGCGCGACGCGTACCATTGGAGCGTTATCTTGTTAGCGCCGCGCGACTCGGGACGAGAGAGACGGAGTGTACGGAGAAGTAATTACTCGATCATCGATAAACCATGCGACGCGAGCGATCTATGAAATTGTACTTGACACAGAAATCTAGGACGAGAATAGCGTGTGCGTGCGCGACGATAAACGGCCATCTGTCTGGAGCGAATCGCGCGTCGGATCGCGCTCGTGTACCATCGAAATtctgttcgttttattttagGTTTATCTCGGTTTTCGAATGATTTTCGCCAACGAGAAAGCAAACTCTGATTCTCCGAAGAAATCGATTCGCGCGATCGAACAGGATACAGATTTTCATTTCAGATTCTGTTATGAAACTGCTgattcacacacacacacacacacacaccgatGTAAGATGGTTCGCCTGTGTAGTTGCAACGCTTCGCGTAAACTCTCTCGGTTCGGCGCTTGCTTGACTTATCAATTACGTTGCGTCGCAAGCTGTACACTGTCGCTCGATTGGTGCTAAGTTTTAGGAACTGCTACAAACACGGACCTAGTAATAATGTGGATTAGCGAGATTCGCTACTGTGTTACCATAGATAGACGCAACCTAATCTGGCCACTCAAGGCCGACGGATAATTTCATTCCCATTACGTGAATTCTCGTACACTTGACTCTCGCGTGTACACCGCACGGAAGAGATGCAGTGGTTTCGCGACAAACGATTCTGCTACGAGAAATGGAGAAATGGAGAAATGCAAGTGCTTCCGAGCATCGATCGTCGACAATGCCTGCGCTCGTTTAATTCTGTTGGCACCTTGATCTTACAATTTCTATGTATATCGCTGGGAAACACCGGAAAAATCCGGAATACGTCGATTAGACAGGGTGCTGGGAGGATCGAACGAAGAGAAGATCGTTTCTAATGCCTTGTACACGATTGCGTAAGTTATTTCTCGCTcgaatagatatatatatatatatatatatatatatatatatatatatatatatatatatatatatatatatattccatcGACTGTACGTCCGAAAATGAAGCCGGTAACGATACACTTGTAACCGTAATCGGGGACAAAAGCGTAATGCACGCGCGTGTCTTTGAATCTGACCGACAAATTCGTATATAAGACTGAAAGCAGAAAGACAACGGTTTTTTAATAGATTTCCGAAGCGAGACGCGGGTCACAGACGAGAAAGGTAATGGGGCGTCGTACTTAAGCTCCTGGTTTCCTGGTTTCCTGGTTTCCTGGTTTCCTGGTTTCCTTTCCACAATGGAAACCGAGAGTAGGGCAAGTCTTTTGAGCAGGATACCTTTAAAAACGCCAACGTCTATGCTATTCGAGTATCGCGGCAGACAGTCTTGGTACAGTCTCCACAGCTGTACTTGTACGCGAGTATCGTTGTTTCGTTCGCGACACGTCTCGGCTATGCGATGAGTCGTGGCTTTTTTTATGGAACCGAAAATCGGAAGATTAGAGGGAAAAAGTATTCGATAAGAGAGACCTATCGTGCGTGTGAACGACAATTCACGGTTGATTAGTTAATTACTGTTCCTCCATAGAGAAATGTAACAAAAGTAATAAATGATGTTGTGATATTCTACATTAAATAACATATCTGAAAATTGTTCGCTTTTACCACAGACACGAGAGACGAAAAGAAAATGGAAGGGTAGAGTATTCTTGTGACACGTTAGTATGCAAATTAGACAATATATTTCATACGTAGCATCGAGTTTTCTTTCACCATGATATCCTTTGAGGATGAATTTCGTCGTTCCAATAAAATGTCTTgctaacaaaaatatagaattgtaCAAAATTCACTGCTAACGTAGTTACGGTTTCCATAATAATTTGCCAGCCACTAGGTTCTTCGAGTAACAAGCGATACAGAATGTACGGCGTAATGAAATAGCGTGGTTCTATCAGCAGCTGAGGAATAAGAACCACGGATACcacgaaaatataattaatccgCGTTGCAAACTTTAAATGTCCCATTCTATGAAACATAGCGTACAAGGTAAACGAGTAAACAGGTATTAACAGATACTTGAATAACTCGTATCTTCCCATTAACTTATTCCAAAAGTAAAATAAGTAATGCCTATTGTCGGCTAACATGTACGGATGAACGAGAGTGTCGAAACGAACTATTAGAACGAAAACTACTAAAAGACAGCTATGAACGATCCAGTGTGCTCGAATAAAGTTTAAGTAtgatttccaatgaattatcgTATACGGCCATAAGAAGCAAGAAACGAAAgcggaaaaatagaataactgTGGAATATGAATGGTCGGAACATGAGCTGTACGATCTCCTACCACTATACCCTTGTTCCAAAAGATAAATCCAAGAAATGTTACACATACGGTTGCGTATGGAAGCAACCGTATAATAATTTCACTAATAAATTTGGAAAACGCAGCCCATCCGCGAGACGCTTCTTCCATTACCTTTTTCCACAGTAGCTAAAAATTACacaacaaacaaaaaatttaatgaaacaccAGAATTAAAGCTACGCCGTAGCGTTCTTAACGGATAACTACTCACTCTCAAGTGGACAAACGAATTACACTCTTGCGATAGCATTGATTTATCGTGTTCTTTTGGATCTAATAAATTGAGAAAAAGCTCCAAGGCAACGAACGCGACCCAAACGATATTCGTTTGCCGAATTATTATAGACGACAGACCTGGACATTATCGATTAGAATTTTAGTTTACaagttatatttcattttaccgTACCACCTTCTCATACATACCTATAACGGCTGCCATTATAAACTTTTTACGTAAATGTAGCAATAGCATTAATAATACTGCATTAACGGAGACAACATCGGTATAGTACAGAAAATGCCAGAAGAACAAAGGTGGGAAAAGCATAACGTTAGAAGCCACCATCAGGTTTTTCCAATTGTCCCATCTTTTCGTTTCACGAATTATTGCAATATGTTTGATTATATTATAAGCGAGATAAAAATTGGCAAACGTTCCGAGTAAATTGATGCATCTCATGTAAAAGATGGTACAAATATTCAGAGGCGACAATATTAGGGTTGCGAGCAAGTACAACCCAGGCAAGGTGGTAATTTTCGAATCCCACTGAAAATAATGCGTTCGATGTATTCGAATATCTTATTTTTGGAATAATTAACGAAAGTTGCCGCACGAATCGTTACACGGGAGAAACAAACGATGGAATACTCTTTCTCGTGTAACCTAACCTCCATAGATTGCAAACGTTACGCGCAACAAAGAACGAGAGACGAGAACGGAAAAAGGAATTGAAAACCAAAAACGTACCTGTGTAAAATTTCCGGCACAATACTGCAATGTTTGAGGTACGTGGAAAACCTCGTCAATGAAATAATACGGTTGCACATGATTCAGATAAAGGAATAATATAACGACACACGAGGACAGCAGTAAGATTGCAAATTTTTGTAGAACTCGAGACTCTTGAACTTTCACCGGAACGTTCGTCATTTTGACAATGACAACGAGAAAAGGAAACGAGCTATCTGTATGGTTTAAGGATCCGTAGAATGGCAATGAAAAGCGTGTCGGTTAATTTCTATTGCAACGAAGACTGAAAAATTTCACTGGAGCGAACGCATCATAACCTGAGACGATCGTTCTACTCGTGTACGCGTGTCGTGCCGTTGCACGATCGCATGGATGAAGTGTCGCGTAAACTCTCGAATTCATTTGAATCGTACCGAGAAATAATATACCGTCGGAAACGAGACGCGTTGCCACCGATAATCGGAGATTCGTCGAGTTTCCGTTGATCACGTTGCCAGAACTTTTCTCCGCGCGGCTCTTTAAAGTTGACGCCGCGAGTTGTCGACGTCGTCGCGTATCGATACTCGTTCGAAATACGAATTGAACGTTTCGCGGGCAAACCTGCTCGTTGAAAGTACGGCTTGTTCCCGAAACGAACTGGAACGAACGTGTTACGAGTTATTTAGAAATGAATGTTTACTAGATTATCGAGATAAATAAGTTTATTGTAACTTGTACTCAGATTCAGGATGAAACAGTCCGAGTAgcattcgtttttcttttcttgctatatatatatgtaaaaacGTTGGCAGAATACAAAACTTTACAAATCAGTGGATCGTAACGATTAGGCAAACTTGTTGCAATGCATAATTCTCATCACTGAAACGTTGTTGTGCTAGTCTCTCTCTTGTTTCGTTGAACGGAATTCTATGGAAAATACAAGAACGatacagtttatatatatatataatagttatatatatatatatatatatatatagtagaaATGAACAAGTATCGATCAGCGTATTTATCGCAGTGAACGGTAGCAATGAAATTGCAGAagatttcaagtaaaattaagCGTGTACGGTAAACGCTTTGAAAATCATAGTACTTCTAGGTTTGGCTTGCTTTTGGCTCTTGACAATTCTTTTTCTTGGCGTACCGTTGGAAAGATAGGTTCAATTTGATTCTATACTACCTGATTCGTTCCTGGCACACAGGAAAGTCGATCCGGAATGTAGGCAGATtcttaatacatatattttctatattcctGATAGAGAGAGCATTTCCGATGTCGGAGTTTCGGTGTTGCGACTATCTTAATCGTAGCAGTGTTTCACCGATATGTCTGTTtgttttcttatatatatatatatatatatatgtatgtatatcggTAGGAAAGAGATTGTCAAGTATAGAGAGCGGTACGTTGTTCGACAGTGAAACGTAAGATCATTATCATTGCAACAAATACACACAGGTGTACGTTTATTTGATTGTAAAACGTGAGGTTGGTTTTCGAAAAGCAATACCGTAGTTTATTTCGTCGAATATTACGAAGACTATGAAGACTATGAAGACTATGAAGACTATGAAGACTATGAAGACTACGACGTGTGGTCTTACCGGGGAGAACTTAATTTTACGCGAACCTTAAAATTCTCGACGAACACGCCCCCGTAGAAATAGAAAGTAATGGTGAGAGAAAGTGTTTGTAAACATCATCCTCCGAACTCGCATGGCTACCTGAGACATTTTGTATCTTtcagtcattaataattccctATTACGAAATAATGGGAACGCGCCTGCGGAGGCACGCGCGCCGACACTGAAAGCAATAtctagaaaaagagaaataaaaaggaaatatcaAAATGTATGCTTAGGTTTACTCAATCTTTTGTCTCTCCTATTGGAAAACTGAAACATGCACAGTATACAACTAATACTTTTATAGGCGTTCAATTCTACATATTGCTTTGAATGTTCTCTCGTACTCTtgaaaagagaaagaacaaGACACTGGAAGAAGCACATTTCTTGATACAAACAACGAATCGATACAATTGTTGTTGATACATTGCGGATCCTTGCGCGAGTGCACTCGACTTCCGACTTCGGTTCTCCCTTCTTTCCGTAGCTTCTTTCTGTAGCTTCTTTCTGTAGCTTCTTTCTGTAGCTTCTTTCTGTAGCTTCTTTCTGTACCTTCTTTCTGTACCTTCTTTATGTACCGTGCACAAGATATCCGCAGTGTATGGTTATCAGTTATCAGCACTTGTGGAATGCCTGCAGTCGAAACGATTTCAAACGCTGAACACGCACACTAAACAAAATTCTATACTCCGTAAAACTAGAATCGTACCTTAAGTAAACACCGTAGAGAACTTTCGCGAGTTATTTACAgtccttcctttcttttctccCTCTCTGCCCCTTTCTCGCAGCTTTTTCTTCCATTGGCATCGCGTTTCATCGAAACGACgcgttaaataattaaacgagAAAAAGATAAATGAACACGATCGTTTGACGGAGAACGATAGTAAATCAATGGAAAGAGTACAGTACGagtagaaaatataatacattcttGATTATTAGACGCTCTCTGTTAATAACTGTTAACCGTAATACTACAAGTTATCCTCAAGTCGGATCTTTTCTTTCCGTTTCCTTTTAGCCCGAAATTTCTCATTTCCGAGGTGCGCGAGAGACGACGGTCAACTTGTTGTATAAAAGCAAGCTTGTGCAGATAACAAATGAAAGAGCACTCCTTAGGAACTAACGAGACTTAAGCATTACACCGAGATCTGAATACGACGATCAACCTGTAAAGATTAAACGTTGTTTCGtatgtacaatttattttaggTAACAGGTAATCCTCCGATAACGAGGGGGTCGCCGACATCTTCCGCCAGGAATATCACGCGCGCGACAGGAGTATTCGTTTttgcaaatttcattattcctacgaacagagaaacggaaagagacagagaaagaaggagagggagggagggagggagggagggagagagagagggagaggagaaATGGAGAAGAGACAgagaagaaacaagaaaatcggCTTCAGGTTTGAAACTTTACCAGCGACGAGAGTAAAGTTTCGATTGTTCGTTTGTCTTCTTTTCTCTGTTTCGCAACGTAACGCAGCAGTCTCAgtctattataataaaaattcacgaTGTAACGCACACCTCTGATTATCGGGAGGTTACCTGTGTAATTTGGGGCGGGGGGTATAATTAATTCGCAGTCACCTTGTGggattaaataattcatcgattaCTTCGggtttttatatatagtatagctatatataaaaaagaagaagaggcgTAACGCTGCGTTTAATCGTGTAACAAAGTAGTTTGACGAATTTTCGGTAAATCATTGATGAGCATAAATTCGTTCTAGCTTACGGGGAAGGGGATAACGT includes the following:
- the Alg10 gene encoding alpha-1,2-glucosyltransferase Alg10 → MTNVPVKVQESRVLQKFAILLLSSCVVILFLYLNHVQPYYFIDEVFHVPQTLQYCAGNFTQWDSKITTLPGLYLLATLILSPLNICTIFYMRCINLLGTFANFYLAYNIIKHIAIIRETKRWDNWKNLMVASNVMLFPPLFFWHFLYYTDVVSVNAVLLMLLLHLRKKFIMAAVIGLSSIIIRQTNIVWVAFVALELFLNLLDPKEHDKSMLSQECNSFVHLRLLWKKVMEEASRGWAAFSKFISEIIIRLLPYATVCVTFLGFIFWNKGIVVGDRTAHVPTIHIPQLFYFSAFVSCFLWPYTIIHWKSYLNFIRAHWIVHSCLLVVFVLIVRFDTLVHPYMLADNRHYLFYFWNKLMGRYELFKYLLIPVYSFTLYAMFHRMGHLKFATRINYIFVVSVVLIPQLLIEPRYFITPYILYRLLLEEPSGWQIIMETVTTLAVNFVQFYIFVSKTFYWNDEIHPQRISW